The following nucleotide sequence is from Apium graveolens cultivar Ventura chromosome 4, ASM990537v1, whole genome shotgun sequence.
CACAGTTGACTAAAACCAACTCACATGTATGGACGGTATCGGGTACATCAAATATAATAGAAGGTTTTGGGAAAGCTAGTTTTCTTCTACCAAATAAGACACACATACATATACAAGAGGCTCTATACTCTAGCAAGTCAACTAGAAACCTACtgagttttaaagatatccgTCTTAACGGGTTTCACGTTGAAACTACTAATGAGAATGAAAAAGAATACCTCCTCATCACCTCAAACATCGTTGACAATAAAAGGGTCCTAGAAAAATTCCACTCGGTTTATTCAGGATTATATGTTACAAGTATACGAGTTCTTGAATCTCATAGTGTCAACATCCCCAAAGTCATAGACCCAAAACTACTTTCCCTTTGGCACGAAAGACTCGGTCATCCAGGAGTATCTATGATGCGTCGTATCATTGaaaattttatgggatatccacTTAAAACTCAAAAGATAATATCCCAAGATGAACTTCATTGTTCAGCATGTTCCTTAGGAAAACTGATTATCCGACCATCCCCAGTTAAGCTTCAAACCTAGTCCCCGAAATTCTTAGAAAGAATTCAAGGTGATATTTGTGGTCCTATTTATCCATCTTCTTTCCCATTTAGGTACTTTATGGTTTTAATTGATGCGTCAACTCAATGGTCGCATGTATGTCTACTTACAACCCGAAATACAGCCTTTGCcaaattacttgcccaaataattAAACTCCGAGCTCAATTTCCTGACCATCCCATTAAATCAATCCGACTAGATAATGTTGCTGAATTTATATCTACAACTTTTAATGAATATTTTATGTCAGTAGGAATCTCAGTCGAACATCCGGTGGCTCAcgtacatacacaaaatggttTAGAAGAATCCTTAATTAAAAGACTTCAACTTATTGCCCATCCCTTACTCCTAAGGGCAAAGTTACCTATATCTGTTTCGGGTCATGCAATACTTCATGCTGCAAATATAATTAGAATAAGGCCTTCTGCTTACCACAAACAATCCCTTCAAGAATTAATTCTTGGTCAAGTACCTAATATAtctcatttaaaaatatttggtTGTGCTGTGTATGTTCCTATATCACCACCACAAAGAAATAAAATGGGACCTCAAAGAAGAATTGGTATATGTGTTGGTTTTGATTCTCCATCTATTATAAGATATCTGGAACCATGAACTGGTGATGTTTTTACTGCTCGCTATGCTGATTATCATTTTGATGAATTCATGTTCCCTAAATTAGGAGGAGATAATGATTTGCATAAATTAAATTCTGAAATATCATGGAATGCATCAGGACTAAATTCTATTGATTCACGTACTAATCAATGTAAATCTGAAGTTCaaagaattattcatatgcaaaatattgCTAATCAAATGTCGGATGCCTTTAGTGACTCTAGACATATTATAAGGTCACATATACCTGCTGTTAATGCTCCGGCACAAGTTGAAATCCCTATTAAAAAATCAATTCCTGAAGAATTGATTGGTGAATGAAAGCCACGCCAGAAGCATGGTAGACCTATTGGTGCAAAAGATATTGTACCACGAAAACGGAAATTGATTGGAATTTCCCCAGAAGTGGCAGAAGTTTCAGAAAATACCCCAGAAGTCGTATTTCCTCCTGAAGAGGTTCAAGCCCCTGAAGTGGCTATAACAAAACTCCCAGACGTAGGATTGCCTCCAGAAGAGAATGTTGCCCCAGAAGTGGCACATGCCCCAGAAATGGCAAATGATTACACAGAAGCAAAGGTACCTGAAAATTATGAGATCTCAATGAATTATGTCCATAACGCGAAATTACTGGATCGTGGGAGTATTGAGGTTGATGATGTATATGCTTTTTCCGTGGCatttgatattattatgaacTCCGATCCTGCACCACAAAGTGTGGAAGAGTGTCGATACCgagatgattggccaaaatggaaaatTGCGATTCAAGAAGAATTGCAATCCTTGCGCAAGAGAAATGTATTTGGACCTACAGTCCAAACACCAGCTGGGTTAGTCCCTGTTGGGAATAGATGGGTGTTTGTAAGAAAACGAAATGAGAGaaatgaaattgtgagatataaGGCCCAGCTAGTAGCCCAGGGATTATCTCAAAGACTTGGTTTTGATTACCAGGAAACATACTCTCCTGTGATGGATGGAGTTACTTTTCGTTTTCTAATGGGTATGGCTTGTATGGAAAAACTGGAAACACGTTTGATGGACGTTGTGACAGCATACCTATATGGATCACTTGATGGTGATATTTATATGAAAATTCCTGAAGGGTTAAATATTGAGGACACTAAGCCTCGACATTTATATTCTGTTAAATTACAAtgatcattgtatggtttgaaacaatcTGGTCATATGTGGTACAACAGGCTTAGTGAATACTTATTGAATGATGGATATGTTAATAATCAAGTGTGTCCTTGCATTTTTATTAAACGATCATCAACTGgtattgttattattgttgtatatgtggatgatttgaataTTATTGGTACTACTGAAAATATTACTGATGCTACTAACTATTTGAAAaatgagtttgaaatgaaagatcttggaaggacGAAATTTTGGTTAGGTATACAGGTGGAGCACTTATCTTCaggaatatttgttcatcaatcaaactatactgaaaagattcttgatcGGTTCTACATGGACAAAGCTCATCCACTAACCACACCAATGGTTGTTCGATCACTCGAGGTTGAAAAGGATCCTTTCCGTCCTAGAAAACAAGATGAAGAGACTCTTGGACCTGAAGTTCCATATCTCAGTGCAAACAACACACGGCCTGATATTGCATTTGCAGTGAACCTGTTGGCAAGATTTAGTTCTGACCCTACTAAAAGGCATTGGGATGGAATAAAACATATATTCAGATATCTTCGAGGGACAATCGATCTTGGACTATTCTTCCCAAACAATTTAAGATCATTACTAGTTGGATATGCAGATGCTGGATATATGTAAGATCCTCATTTTGGGCGATCACAAACAGGTTACCTATTTACATATTGTGATACTGGTATCTCTTGGAAGTCTACAAAACAGACTATGGCTGCAACTTCATCAAACCACGCAGAGTTACTAGCAATTCATGAAGCAAGCAGAGAATGTATTTGGCTAAGGTCGGTCATTCAACATATTCGAGAATCATGTGGAATATCAAGTATTTCAGACAATCCTACAGTTTTATTCGAGAATAACTCGGCCTGCATCAAacaacttaaggaaggatatattaaaggggatcgaacaaaacacatattgccaaaattcttctacactcatgaACTTCAAGAAAATGGGGATATTGCTGTTCATCAAGTTCGCTCATGCGATAATCTGGCGGATATACTTACAAAGTCAGTACCTACATCAATATTTGAGAAGCTGAGAAATAATATGGGTATGCGGAGGTTAAAAAGTTTGCTACATCAAAATGTCAAAatgtgagacattttattcagggggaggctgtactctttttccttcgtcaAGGTTTTTATCCACTGGGTTTTTCCTtacaaggttttaacgaggcagtcAATCTTTACAATAACTCGCATTTGACAATCAAGTGGGagtgttaaaatatttgaataaaaataagTGATTGTCAAAGCGTATCGAGGAAGTCTCTCAAATCTTACCGAGAAAGACTTGTAAAGTTTATCGAAgaagacttgtaaagcttattgaggaagttttgtaatacttaatgaagaagatttgaatagcttacttagtaagccttgtaaaccaactactataaatagctcatTTAGCTAATGAAATGAAACACAACTTTCTCTCCATCTTCTATTCTCATATACTTCCTCTACATTGaacataactaatattttcagTTAAGGTTTATAACAAAGGTTTATAACAAAACTAATAGTTGCAAACGGCATGTGACAAATTGCACAACAACTTGTCCCAGAAGGCTGCAGTGGTTTGGTTGTTCGTGGCTTTAGCTATAACCTCCAGTTGTACGGCTAGTTTGACTTCGTTTCTCACAATTCAGAATCGTGATCCGCTAGTGACTAACGTAGAGACTTTAAGAAAGACCAGAGCAAAAGTTGGGTGTAATGGAAATTCTTTTGTCGTCAAGTATCTGGAAAATGTGTTGAAATTTGAACCACAAAACATTGAGAAGATATATGTAGAGGATAACTATTCTGTGGCCCTTAAGAGTGGGAAGATCGCTGCTAATTTTCTCGGAGTTCCATATATGAAAGTCCTCCTCGCTAAAAATTGTAAAGGTTTTATGGTCGGGGAGTCATTCAAAGTCGGAGGGTCTGGATTTTTATTTCTAAAGGATGCCTCATTGCTTTCGGACATCTCTCAAGCAGTTCTTAATGTATCAGAAAGCGGAACTCTACTAACGTTAGAGGAATCTATGTTGAAATCGTACACATATTCAAAATCTGAGGATGATTATGTTGAGTATAGTCTCAGATTCGACATTTTCTGGGGTCTCTTTGCGATCACACTATAGCTTTATTGATCTATTTGTTTCCTTGTGGCATCCCAAAATGGCCTAGTTTTGGCAGCAAAGTGTTTACA
It contains:
- the LOC141719706 gene encoding glutamate receptor 3.3-like, with translation MAATSSNHAELLAIHEASRECIWLRSVIQHIRESCGISSISDNPTLQTACDKLHNNLSQKAAVVWLFVALAITSSCTASLTSFLTIQNRDPLVTNVETLRKTRAKVGCNGNSFVVKYLENVLKFEPQNIEKIYVEDNYSVALKSGKIAANFLGVPYMKVLLAKNCKGFMVGESFKVGGSGFLFLKDASLLSDISQAVLNVSESGTLLTLEESMLKSYTYSKSEDDYVEYSLRFDIFWGLFAITL